One stretch of Dokdonia sp. Hel_I_53 DNA includes these proteins:
- a CDS encoding deoxycytidylate deaminase → MSSKQLKYDIAYLRMAREWGKLSHCERKQVGAIIVKDKMIISDGYNGTPTGFENVCEDDNGITKWYVLHAEANAILKVASSTQSCHGATLYITLSPCKDCSKLVHQAGIKRVVYTNSYKDLAGVEFLAKAGVEIVHLEDIDL, encoded by the coding sequence ATGTCTTCAAAGCAACTTAAATATGATATCGCTTATCTACGCATGGCACGGGAGTGGGGGAAACTTTCTCATTGTGAGCGCAAACAGGTAGGTGCTATTATTGTTAAAGATAAAATGATAATCTCAGATGGTTATAACGGAACGCCTACTGGTTTTGAGAATGTATGTGAAGATGATAATGGGATAACAAAATGGTATGTATTGCATGCAGAGGCAAATGCAATCTTAAAAGTTGCAAGTTCTACTCAGTCTTGTCATGGAGCAACATTATACATTACATTAAGCCCATGTAAAGATTGTAGTAAATTAGTACACCAAGCAGGCATTAAAAGAGTCGTTTATACAAATTCATATAAAGATTTAGCTGGAGTAGAATTTTTAGCCAAAGCTGGCGTTGAGATAGTACACTTAGAAGATATAGACCTATAA
- a CDS encoding HupE/UreJ family protein has translation MDTFWFYFKEGLYHVLDWDAYDHILFLVVLTVPYLFSNWKKLLTLVTVFTIGHTVSLALSAYGIIAVNTSLVEVLIPITILITALYNIFTAGKKSRNSKINIHLFAALFFGLIHGLGFSTYFKMMTAGKESKLLPLLEYTLGIEAAQLIIVFIVLIISFVGQAIFRFSLRDWVMVISSIVIGVAIPVFRTALSSINF, from the coding sequence ATGGATACATTTTGGTTCTATTTTAAAGAAGGACTTTATCACGTATTAGATTGGGATGCATATGATCACATTCTTTTCCTTGTAGTTTTAACAGTTCCTTACCTATTTTCAAACTGGAAAAAATTACTCACTTTAGTTACTGTTTTTACCATAGGACACACAGTATCACTAGCATTATCTGCTTACGGTATTATTGCCGTAAATACTTCTTTAGTAGAGGTGCTTATTCCTATTACCATATTAATTACAGCACTATATAATATTTTTACTGCGGGAAAAAAATCTCGCAATTCAAAAATCAATATACACCTATTTGCGGCTCTCTTCTTTGGCCTCATCCACGGATTAGGGTTTTCTACCTATTTTAAGATGATGACCGCTGGTAAAGAAAGTAAATTACTACCTTTATTAGAATATACTTTAGGTATAGAAGCCGCACAACTCATAATTGTGTTTATAGTGCTTATCATAAGTTTTGTGGGACAAGCTATTTTTAGATTTTCGTTGAGAGATTGGGTTATGGTAATTTCATCTATAGTAATTGGGGTGGCAATACCAGTATTTAGAACAGCACTTTCAAGTATAAATTTTTAA
- a CDS encoding TerB family tellurite resistance protein, giving the protein MSFSDLYDSGFRTRNQDHFASIVRVAMDDGVISDAEKSFLDRLARNLSISMEEYDVILEDYMSHPINPPTTYDRRLERLYDLTRMVHIDHKFDEEEPLLKRLAIGLGFSISNVKYVVDKALNLVREGVDIDTFQEEIKSMHK; this is encoded by the coding sequence ATGTCTTTTTCAGATTTATATGATAGCGGTTTCCGCACTAGAAACCAAGATCACTTTGCCTCAATTGTTAGAGTGGCGATGGATGATGGAGTAATTTCAGATGCAGAAAAATCTTTTTTAGATCGATTGGCTCGTAACCTTTCCATATCTATGGAAGAATACGACGTCATACTTGAAGATTATATGTCTCACCCTATCAATCCTCCTACGACATATGATAGGAGATTAGAGCGCTTATATGACCTTACGAGAATGGTGCATATTGATCATAAATTTGATGAAGAAGAGCCTCTTTTAAAAAGACTTGCTATAGGCTTAGGATTTTCTATTAGCAATGTGAAATATGTGGTTGATAAAGCTCTTAATCTAGTTAGAGAAGGTGTGGATATTGATACGTTTCAAGAGGAAATTAAAAGTATGCACAAATAA
- the fbp gene encoding class 1 fructose-bisphosphatase, whose translation MSRKNQTLGEFIIENQGEFQYSSGELSRLINSIRLAAKVVNHQVNKAGLVDITGTAGETNIQGEDQQKLDVMANETFISTLTNRNIVCGIASEENDDFITIQGQGEDHNNKYVLLMDPLDGSSNIDVNVSVGTIFSIYRRITPAGTPVKLEDFLQPGREQVAAGYIIYGTSTMLVYTTGHGVNGFTLNPAIGTFYLSHPNMTFSEMGPIYSVNEGNYVHFPEGVKKYIKYCQEEGEGRPYTSRYIGSLVSDIHRNMIKGGIYIYPKSSRAQNGKLRLLYECNPMAFITEQAGGKASDGFTRILDIKPKELHERVPFFCGSKLMVEKAEEFMSNE comes from the coding sequence GTGTCACGTAAAAATCAAACCCTAGGCGAATTTATTATTGAGAATCAAGGAGAGTTTCAATATTCTTCTGGAGAATTATCCAGGTTAATAAATTCTATAAGGCTTGCCGCAAAAGTGGTAAATCATCAAGTAAATAAAGCAGGTCTTGTAGATATAACGGGTACAGCAGGAGAAACAAACATCCAGGGTGAAGATCAACAGAAGTTAGATGTGATGGCAAATGAGACATTTATATCTACACTCACTAACCGAAACATTGTTTGTGGAATTGCAAGTGAGGAAAACGACGATTTTATAACGATCCAAGGACAAGGCGAAGATCATAATAATAAATATGTCTTACTTATGGATCCACTGGATGGATCTTCTAATATTGATGTCAATGTATCTGTAGGGACTATTTTTTCGATTTATAGACGTATTACTCCGGCTGGCACTCCTGTTAAATTAGAGGACTTCTTGCAACCAGGAAGAGAACAAGTAGCCGCTGGATATATTATATATGGAACGTCTACAATGTTAGTATATACAACGGGTCATGGAGTTAATGGTTTTACCTTAAATCCTGCTATAGGAACATTTTATCTTTCCCACCCTAATATGACATTCTCAGAGATGGGGCCTATTTACTCTGTCAATGAGGGAAATTATGTGCACTTTCCAGAAGGAGTAAAGAAATATATTAAATACTGTCAAGAAGAGGGAGAAGGAAGACCTTATACTTCAAGGTATATAGGTTCTTTAGTGTCAGATATACACCGCAACATGATAAAAGGCGGGATCTATATTTATCCTAAAAGCTCTAGAGCACAAAATGGTAAACTGAGATTACTTTACGAATGTAACCCAATGGCTTTTATTACTGAGCAAGCTGGAGGAAAAGCAAGCGATGGGTTTACTAGAATACTGGATATTAAGCCTAAAGAATTACACGAGAGAGTACCATTTTTCTGTGGAAGCAAGCTTATGGTAGAAAAAGCAGAAGAATTTATGAGTAATGAATAA
- a CDS encoding GNAT family N-acetyltransferase — protein sequence MSFSIRKATSEDMDGVLDLIKELAVFEKEPHAVKIDSEILRKYGLGTHPLFTCFVAAIKENIVGIALVYNRFSTWAGKSLHLEDLIVSQKYRGQGIGQSLYDRVMTHAHENDAKRVEWVVLDWNKNAIDFYKKSGAQFLKDWYLVQMDEKQLSSYVKRL from the coding sequence ATGTCATTTTCTATACGCAAAGCTACCTCAGAAGATATGGACGGTGTGCTAGACCTTATAAAAGAACTAGCTGTTTTTGAAAAGGAGCCACATGCTGTAAAGATAGATAGTGAGATTCTACGCAAGTACGGCTTAGGAACGCACCCTCTATTTACCTGCTTTGTTGCAGCAATAAAAGAAAATATCGTAGGGATAGCATTAGTTTATAATCGCTTCTCTACTTGGGCAGGAAAATCTCTACATCTTGAAGACTTGATTGTTTCTCAAAAATACAGAGGTCAAGGCATAGGGCAATCTTTATACGACAGGGTAATGACTCACGCACATGAGAATGATGCTAAACGGGTAGAATGGGTTGTATTAGATTGGAATAAAAATGCCATTGATTTTTACAAAAAAAGTGGCGCACAATTTTTAAAAGATTGGTATTTGGTGCAAATGGATGAGAAGCAATTATCATCTTATGTAAAGAGATTATAG
- a CDS encoding aspartate kinase, translating to MQIFKFGGASVKDASGVKNIVAVLQTMEASNKVVVISAMGKTTNAMEAVVKAYFKETSSAIIQLQESIDYHASIVKELFKEGHQVHTSIQLLFDELKGFLFWNKSPKYDFVYDQIVSYGELISTTIVSFYLKEQGIKNTWLDARNLIKTNSNYRDASVDWDQTQRNIKENIVSKGLYITQGFIASDSNNFTTTLGREGSDYTGGIFAYCLGAQSLTIWKDVPGVLNGDPRVFENTALLHEIPYEEAIELAFYGASVIHPKTLQPLQRKEITLFVKSFKNPTASGTSVTNTKSLVPLIPCYIVKKGQVLISLSSLDFSFMMEDHIGEVFKLLAQYKMKVDLIQNSAISFSVCVDNKFNRLEELTQQLKGKFKIDVQKDVSLYTVRHATTKKLEEFTKGKNILLKQVAGRTVQLIVQE from the coding sequence ATGCAAATATTTAAATTTGGTGGTGCATCTGTAAAAGATGCATCTGGTGTTAAAAATATCGTTGCCGTTTTACAAACGATGGAAGCTTCTAATAAAGTGGTTGTAATCTCTGCCATGGGTAAAACGACAAATGCGATGGAAGCTGTGGTTAAGGCATACTTCAAAGAGACTTCAAGTGCGATTATACAATTACAAGAGTCTATAGATTATCATGCCTCGATTGTAAAAGAATTATTTAAGGAAGGGCATCAAGTCCATACATCAATACAGCTTTTGTTTGACGAGCTTAAAGGCTTTTTATTCTGGAATAAATCCCCCAAATATGACTTTGTATACGATCAGATTGTAAGTTATGGCGAGCTTATTTCTACTACCATAGTAAGTTTCTATTTGAAAGAACAAGGAATAAAAAATACTTGGTTAGATGCTAGAAATCTTATTAAAACAAATTCTAATTATAGAGATGCTAGCGTAGATTGGGATCAAACACAACGCAATATCAAAGAAAATATAGTTTCTAAGGGGCTTTATATCACACAAGGTTTCATCGCATCAGATAGCAATAATTTTACAACTACATTAGGAAGGGAGGGCTCTGACTATACTGGAGGGATTTTTGCATATTGTCTAGGTGCGCAGAGTCTTACAATTTGGAAAGATGTTCCTGGTGTATTAAATGGAGATCCACGTGTTTTTGAAAATACCGCACTATTGCATGAAATTCCTTACGAGGAAGCTATTGAACTGGCGTTTTATGGAGCCTCAGTCATACACCCTAAAACGTTACAACCTTTACAAAGAAAAGAGATTACACTTTTTGTAAAATCTTTTAAAAACCCTACCGCTAGTGGTACTTCTGTCACAAATACAAAGTCACTTGTACCTTTAATACCCTGTTATATAGTAAAAAAAGGCCAGGTTCTTATATCGCTCTCCTCTTTAGACTTTTCCTTTATGATGGAAGACCATATAGGTGAGGTATTTAAATTACTAGCTCAATATAAAATGAAAGTAGATCTTATACAAAACTCGGCGATAAGTTTTTCTGTTTGTGTAGATAATAAGTTTAACCGATTAGAGGAACTCACTCAACAGCTCAAAGGAAAATTTAAGATAGACGTGCAAAAAGATGTTTCATTATATACTGTAAGACACGCTACAACAAAGAAGCTAGAAGAGTTTACTAAGGGCAAAAACATTCTTTTAAAGCAAGTAGCTGGCCGTACAGTACAGCTTATAGTACAAGAATAA
- a CDS encoding GNAT family N-acyltransferase encodes MGLVTAKEVAHAIKVDKLGFIGTFMGWSLMKVLKISTANKIYNRNKHLNDLDFLNALLDEFQIKFEIPEEDLKRLPKDGAYITISNHPLGGIDGILLLKLMLEQRPDFKIIANFLLHRIEPLKPYVMPVNPFENNKEVKSSIAGFKHAIKHLKDGHPLGVFPAGEVSTYKDEKLVVDKPWEEAAMKLIQRAEVPVVPIYFHAKNSRLFYQLSRISDTLRTAKLPSELLSQKNRVINVRIGNPIKVAAQKEHASIPEFTEFLRKKTYMLAKTFEKKSLLSSIPGTLKSTKEPKEIITETSARLIAKEIEKLRNDDKRLLQSKNYEVFLAPAKEIPNTLQEIGRLREITFRAIGEGTNEATDVDKFDRYYYHMFLWDNNAKKMAGAYRMGLGSKIYKKYGIDGFYLQDLFRFEPELHKMMSQSIEMGRAFIVKEYQQKPMPLFLLWKGIVHTTLRFPEHKFLIGGVSISNQFSNFSKSLMIEFMKSHYYDPYIAQYIRPKKEFKVKLTDADKEFVFDESEADLNKFDKLIEEVEPGSLRLPVLIKKYIKQNAKVIAFNVDPLFNNAVDGLMYIKISDLPESTVKPVMEEFQEELEKKYGNIASTTLDSDN; translated from the coding sequence ATGGGTCTTGTTACCGCAAAAGAGGTTGCACATGCTATTAAAGTCGATAAGCTAGGTTTTATAGGCACGTTTATGGGGTGGTCACTAATGAAAGTGCTCAAGATTTCTACGGCAAATAAGATCTACAACCGAAACAAACACCTTAACGATCTAGACTTCTTAAATGCGCTTCTAGATGAATTCCAAATTAAATTTGAAATACCCGAAGAAGATTTAAAAAGGCTCCCTAAAGATGGTGCTTATATTACAATCTCTAACCACCCATTAGGCGGAATTGATGGCATTTTATTACTTAAATTAATGTTAGAACAGCGCCCAGATTTTAAAATCATTGCAAATTTTCTACTACATCGTATTGAGCCCTTGAAGCCCTATGTAATGCCAGTAAATCCTTTTGAAAACAACAAGGAGGTAAAGTCAAGCATTGCAGGTTTCAAGCATGCTATTAAACATTTAAAAGATGGGCATCCACTTGGAGTTTTTCCAGCAGGAGAAGTCTCTACGTATAAGGATGAGAAACTTGTCGTTGATAAACCTTGGGAAGAGGCAGCTATGAAATTAATCCAACGCGCAGAAGTCCCTGTGGTTCCCATTTATTTTCACGCAAAAAACAGTAGACTTTTTTATCAGCTATCCCGCATTAGTGATACTTTAAGAACAGCTAAGTTACCTAGTGAACTTCTTTCTCAAAAAAATAGGGTAATCAATGTGCGTATAGGCAATCCAATTAAAGTTGCAGCTCAAAAAGAACATGCATCCATACCAGAATTTACTGAGTTTTTACGCAAGAAAACGTATATGCTCGCAAAGACTTTTGAGAAGAAAAGTTTACTTAGTAGTATTCCTGGCACACTAAAATCAACAAAAGAGCCCAAGGAGATTATCACAGAAACTAGTGCACGACTCATAGCAAAAGAAATTGAAAAGCTTAGAAATGACGATAAAAGACTATTACAATCTAAAAACTACGAAGTCTTTTTAGCACCCGCAAAAGAGATCCCTAACACCTTACAAGAAATAGGCAGATTACGTGAAATTACTTTTAGGGCCATAGGTGAAGGAACCAATGAAGCAACAGATGTCGATAAATTTGACCGTTATTATTACCACATGTTCTTGTGGGATAATAATGCAAAGAAAATGGCAGGTGCTTACAGAATGGGGCTTGGGTCTAAGATTTATAAAAAGTATGGTATAGATGGTTTTTACTTACAAGATCTATTTAGATTTGAACCTGAGCTGCACAAAATGATGAGTCAGAGTATTGAAATGGGTAGAGCTTTTATTGTAAAAGAATATCAACAAAAACCAATGCCACTATTCTTACTTTGGAAGGGAATCGTTCATACTACACTTCGTTTTCCAGAACATAAATTTTTAATTGGCGGTGTTAGTATTTCAAATCAATTTTCAAACTTCTCGAAGTCGTTAATGATTGAGTTTATGAAATCGCATTACTACGATCCATATATCGCACAATACATAAGGCCTAAAAAAGAATTTAAAGTCAAGCTTACTGATGCAGACAAAGAATTTGTTTTTGACGAAAGTGAAGCCGATTTAAATAAATTTGATAAATTGATAGAAGAAGTAGAGCCGGGCTCTTTAAGGCTTCCAGTGCTTATCAAAAAATACATCAAACAAAATGCAAAGGTTATTGCATTTAACGTAGATCCGTTGTTTAACAATGCTGTAGACGGCTTAATGTATATAAAGATTTCTGATTTACCAGAAAGTACTGTAAAACCAGTTATGGAAGAATTTCAAGAAGAATTAGAGAAGAAATATGGAAATATAGCTTCTACTACATTAGATAGCGATAATTAA
- a CDS encoding DUF1206 domain-containing protein: protein MSSKRERLASFGIATKGIVYFIIGLLTAMTAFGYGGKKSNSTTVLEFLSSQSYGKFILIVLAIGLLGYVFWRWYQAIANPNNLDNDSKGIIKRVAYFVSGILYGSLAYTAIKIVMGDNSQGGNSFFSKLFNSEYATASAIIIGLILVGKGVYEFYQGYSGKFKDEVESAGLDHRAQKFIMKAGKVGYTSRGIVAGVLGFLFVKAGLGDNAQKLSKTDAFSFIQDEFGSIVMGIVALGLVGYGVFMIIKAKYSSLVVSQSS from the coding sequence ATGAGTAGTAAAAGAGAACGTCTTGCCAGCTTTGGAATTGCAACAAAAGGAATTGTTTATTTTATAATAGGTCTTTTGACTGCTATGACAGCCTTTGGATACGGAGGTAAAAAATCTAACTCTACAACTGTTTTAGAATTCCTATCCTCTCAATCTTATGGAAAATTTATACTTATTGTATTAGCTATAGGTCTTTTAGGGTATGTCTTCTGGAGGTGGTATCAAGCAATTGCAAATCCAAACAACTTAGATAACGACAGTAAGGGCATTATAAAAAGAGTTGCATATTTTGTGAGTGGTATTCTTTATGGCTCACTGGCCTATACAGCCATAAAAATTGTAATGGGAGACAATTCTCAAGGAGGAAATTCATTTTTTTCTAAACTTTTTAATTCAGAATATGCCACTGCAAGTGCTATAATTATTGGGTTGATATTAGTAGGAAAAGGTGTCTATGAATTTTATCAAGGTTATTCAGGTAAATTTAAAGATGAAGTTGAGTCTGCTGGCCTTGATCATAGAGCTCAAAAATTTATTATGAAAGCTGGTAAAGTAGGATATACTTCGAGGGGTATTGTTGCAGGTGTACTTGGCTTTCTTTTTGTAAAAGCTGGTCTAGGTGATAATGCTCAAAAGCTTAGTAAAACAGACGCTTTTAGTTTTATTCAAGACGAATTTGGGTCTATTGTTATGGGTATTGTAGCTCTTGGATTAGTTGGCTATGGAGTTTTTATGATTATCAAGGCAAAATATAGCAGCCTTGTGGTTTCACAATCTAGCTAA
- a CDS encoding DUF421 domain-containing protein: MDINWNYFLQGFDKLPESIIAAVGVYILVLLYTQIFGLKSFSKMTGFDFLNTLAIGNLLAMSIATAKPGPLLGALIIGVLYLFNYLITLARYRSKNIEEAIDNSPILLMQDGKLLHKNLERTKITEAELRGKLREANALQLSHVKAVILETTGDVSVLHTSENISVDDYILDGVES; encoded by the coding sequence ATGGATATCAATTGGAATTACTTTTTACAAGGCTTTGATAAATTACCAGAGTCTATTATTGCAGCAGTAGGAGTTTACATACTTGTGCTCTTATATACACAAATATTTGGATTGAAGAGCTTCAGTAAAATGACAGGCTTTGACTTTCTCAATACGCTGGCTATCGGTAACTTATTAGCAATGAGTATTGCCACCGCAAAGCCAGGTCCCTTACTAGGGGCGCTAATTATAGGTGTCTTATATTTATTCAACTATCTAATTACCTTAGCTAGATATAGGAGTAAAAACATAGAGGAAGCTATAGATAATTCTCCTATTCTATTAATGCAAGATGGGAAACTATTACACAAAAATCTTGAAAGAACAAAAATTACAGAAGCAGAGCTTAGAGGTAAACTACGAGAGGCTAATGCCTTACAATTGAGCCATGTTAAAGCTGTGATTTTAGAAACTACGGGGGATGTAAGCGTTCTTCATACTTCAGAAAATATCTCTGTAGATGACTATATTTTAGATGGAGTTGAGTCTTGA
- a CDS encoding response regulator yields MKPIDIACIIDDDPIFVFGAQRLMKMSNFCKGFLIFHDGQKALDHLLPVLRGDIESAIPSVILLDINMPVLDGWQFLDAIIGIEVIKEVTIFVVTSSIDPRDQEKAASYSNVKNFVVKPISQDKLKTLSQQMEMHANN; encoded by the coding sequence ATGAAACCAATAGACATAGCATGTATAATCGATGATGATCCCATTTTCGTTTTTGGCGCACAGCGCTTAATGAAAATGTCAAATTTCTGTAAAGGATTTTTAATTTTTCACGACGGACAGAAAGCATTAGATCATTTACTTCCAGTATTGCGAGGTGATATAGAATCTGCTATTCCCTCTGTGATTTTGCTAGATATAAATATGCCTGTTCTTGATGGATGGCAGTTTTTAGATGCAATAATTGGGATAGAAGTAATTAAAGAGGTGACAATATTTGTTGTGACAAGCTCTATCGATCCAAGAGATCAAGAAAAGGCAGCGTCTTACTCTAATGTCAAAAACTTTGTGGTTAAACCTATAAGTCAAGATAAACTAAAAACACTTTCGCAACAAATGGAAATGCATGCAAACAATTAA